Part of the Methylomonas sp. AM2-LC genome, CTAAAAAATTACGCCGAATAGTTAAAAATTTATGATTTATGCAAATGTTACCAATAGCCAATCAACCTGAAGCTTAGCCACTATTTCCAAACATTCTTTTAAATCCAAAAATGTCAGCATCCAACAGTATTTTTCCAGCCACCCGCTTACGCAGAATGCGTTTTCAAGATTTCTCTCGCCGCCTAATGAGTGAAAACCAACTCTCAAGTCATGACCTGATTTGCCCGCTTTTTGTGATTGAAGGCCATAATAACCGCCAAAGCGTTGCCTCCATGCCAGATGTATACCGATTGTCTATTGACTTGCTATTGCATGAAGCAGAAGCTTTGCTGAAGTTGGGAATTCCCGCTATCGCTTTGTTTCCAGTGATTGCCACGGACAAAAAATCCCTTACCGCCGAAGAAGCTTTTAATCCGGAAGGCTTAACCCAACGTTGCGTTAGAACCTTAAAAGCCCATTTTCCAGAATTGGGAATTATCACCGACATTGCTTTAGACCCTTTTACGTCCCATGGTCAAGATGGTGTATTAAACGCAGAAGGTTACGTACTCAATGACGAAACCGTTGGTATTTTATGCAGACAGGCACTTTCTCATGCCGAGGCCGGCGCTGATATTGTTGCCCCTTCCGATATGATGGATGGGCGCATTGGTGCCATCAGAACAACATTGGAAGCCAATCAGTTTATAAATACCCGAATTTTGGCTTATTCCGCAAAATACGCGTCAAGTTTTTACGGCCCGTTTCGTGATGCGGTAGGCTCCGCAACTAATTTGGGTAGCGGCAACAAATACAGTTATCAAATGGACCCTGCCAATTCCGATGAAGCAATGCGCGAAATAGCCCTGGATTTACAAGAAGGTGCCGATATAATTATGATTAAGCCCGGCATGCCTTATCTAGACATTATTCGTCGCGCTAAAGATCGTTTTGGCGTTCCAACTTTCGCCTATCAGGTCAGCGGCGAATATGCCATGCTGAAAGCCGCCGCTCTTAATGGCTGGTTAGACGAAAAAGCAGTGGCGTTGGAATCTTTGCTTGCATTCAAAAGAGCAGGCTGTGATGCGGTTTTAACATATTACGCCAAAGCCGCTGCTGAGTGGTTACAACTTCAAAAATAACTTTTAAGAGTTCCATGAATATGCAAAATGACACATTAGCTGAACAGCGTAGACGCTTCCGAATTGAGGAAGGTATTTTTATCCTGTTATTATTACTATCCCTGCTTGGCATAGCCGTTACCCATTTTTCCCCTGAAGACGGCTATCCATACTGGCTGATGATGGTGGCTGTATTTGCAACCCTGGCTGTAGCCGTTTCCTGGTTTCAAGCAAAAAAAGGAACAACTGATTTCGGTGCTATCGTTAAAGAACAAACCCTGCATTGGCTTAGCACCTTAGTGGTAGTGGGTGGCGCATTTATGCTGCAACAAACCGGGCGTTTTGACGAACCTACGGCGAGCTTAATTGTATTATTAATACTTTCTTTGGCCACCATTCTGGATGGTATACGTATAGGCTGGCATTTTAGTGTCGTCGGCTTATTTCTGGGTGCTTGCTCTATTATTATTGCTTATACCAATGAATTTATGCTGGTTGCTTCATTTCTGGCAATTTTGATTGTCACCGCCACTGTTTTCTGGGAAATCCGCATACATAGACGGTCACAGCTATGAATACTATTGACCGCTATGCTGTGTTTGGTCAGCCTATTAATCACAGCAAATCGCCTCGTATTCATAGTCTATTTGCCGAACAAACTGGGCAATCAATGCAATATGTGGCCCAAGAGGTTAGCAGTGCTGCTTTCGACACTACCGTAAAACGTTTTTTTGATGAAAATGGCAAAGGATTGAATTGCACAGTCCCGCTTAA contains:
- the hemB gene encoding porphobilinogen synthase, translating into MSASNSIFPATRLRRMRFQDFSRRLMSENQLSSHDLICPLFVIEGHNNRQSVASMPDVYRLSIDLLLHEAEALLKLGIPAIALFPVIATDKKSLTAEEAFNPEGLTQRCVRTLKAHFPELGIITDIALDPFTSHGQDGVLNAEGYVLNDETVGILCRQALSHAEAGADIVAPSDMMDGRIGAIRTTLEANQFINTRILAYSAKYASSFYGPFRDAVGSATNLGSGNKYSYQMDPANSDEAMREIALDLQEGADIIMIKPGMPYLDIIRRAKDRFGVPTFAYQVSGEYAMLKAAALNGWLDEKAVALESLLAFKRAGCDAVLTYYAKAAAEWLQLQK